In Juglans regia cultivar Chandler chromosome 13, Walnut 2.0, whole genome shotgun sequence, the DNA window TCCTGTGGTCTTAAGATTTTGAATTCATGCATTTTGCTTCACTACACTATTGTAACTCTCATGTACTCCTATGCAGGTTACATGATAGGTAATGCTTCTTTATCACACAGATTGGGTGGGCTCTATTGCCTTTACTGCCTCTATGAGACTCAGCCTTTCAAACCTCCTTTCAGAATTTATCTATCCATTGGTGGGTCTTCACTTCGAACTTGATACTACATTGTGAGGAACTTTAATTTGGGTTATTGTTTATAGTTTATACTGATGAACACGGCATTCTGATGCaatattattatacaattttttttatattaaagcATGCAGAATGCTTTTAGTTAGTTTGAAACTTCTTGTTCATCTATTGTATAAGCTGTGGGAGTTCATTGATATGTAATTCTTATAGTTTTTGCTTGACACGTGATTCCATATTGATATGGCCATATTCCCGGATCATCTAAGCTTCATGCCAACTATTTGGGGGATGGCATATTCCATTATGTATAGCACAGCTTCCTCCGTTATAACATTGACAATGGTATACACTCTTCCCAACCGATATGCATGATTAGTCTTCCCTCACTCTGATATTTATACCATTGAGACTGGTACCATAAGCCTTTGAGTTCAATTCATagtgttcatatatatatatattaatggctATTCTTTTATAACTTGTATCTTTTGCTTACTTATCTGCTGTCAGgcttttcattgattttgcattcaACATAGTAGTTGAGGTTCTCTTGTAgctatctatttttttcaagatttttgttGGTTCCAATGAAAGTCTGAGGcttggtttgttttcacaaaccatctcatctaatctaatataatctaataattacaactttcctaatctcccaaacaaaattctaagaacaattcaacattttcaaatcccaaaacaaaaataatattaaaaaaattatattctaacaatatgttattcatctttcaactttcatcccatcttatcttatctgtgtaaccaaacgaggcctaaatctACTTTGTTTGGTAAATACCTTAGaagctccctctctctctctctggcacACAAAACTCACCTCAGTTCTCATTTGACAGGAGAGCTGAAGAAACTTACAAACCTTCTTGTTGATGCAAAAGGAAAAGGTCTAAAAGTGGTATCTGCTTTGATCAGGAGGATGCTTGAGAAAAACGTGTTCCTCTTTGGGTCTGTAGAAATAAATGAAGGTTCTGTGACGGAGACAGTGAATCAGCTCACAGAATTACAGAATGCCCGCATTCAAGCCGCACATAAGAGGTATGTCATTAATGTCATCAGCATATTACTTCTATTTGGCATTTTCCTTATTCAACATATTactaataaatcacatattctGAATGTCTTATTGGTTTTGCCTTTCAATTAACAGGTTACTTGCTAATACTCGAATGGAATACTTCCTTCACATGGACTTGGTACGTTACATAGTTCCTTGTGAGATACATTTATGTAAGATCATACACTTCTTGAGCAGACACATGAACGTGTGTATCAACTATGTACATTTTactataaaagaatttattggTGAAACATACAtgattcttctttttaattatagTGGCCAACTTGGGTTGAGAGAGTGTTCTGAGGAACTGAGAGTAGTTCTGAATTCTGAAAGTTCTGAGTTGTATCCCTAGTAACATCAATATGTGATACAACATAGTAATCGGAAGTTtatcctaaaatgtaactttgaAATAACAATAGAAACGTTACCAATTAACGACTTTTTACTATGCATAAAGATATCATCCCCTCCCTTCATTTTAATCCCTTTTTTAATGACTCTGCAGTACCATATAAGTCCTGTGTTGCTGTGCCCTGTGCATATTTGCTGTGGCTCAACTAAGTGTAAAATGGCAGATATCAATTCTGGGCATGGTTTTTCTTCATAATCATCCACAACATGCATTGATAAATCAGATGGGTATCCTACACCCTCAATATTGAGTAAAACTGGCTACAGAGGTTTTCTGCACATGCATGAGTTATGTTCACTATTGATAAATTATCACTTGCTAAAAAACGTAACCAGTAGGAAATAGTCTATTTAGTCACTTTTAATATTCTGATACTCTTTTGTTatactccttgtgtacttgggctttgcgtacttttatgaataaaataccttgattaccgataaaaaaaaaatctgatactCTTTTTTTGTGTGGATTCAAACTCCTCAATGGGTGGGACccaatgtgaaattttataactttaagcAGGAGGTGAAGTGGACTCAAGGTTTGAAATCAGCACCATCTACTTTGATACCATGATAAATTACTGCTTATGCCAGAGTTTTAACAATTCTCCTAAAATTGTTAAAACTGTAACAATTTGTAACAATTCTCTCTGCCCCCAGATCTTCATAAATAGGTCTGGCAAGCACTATTAGTTTAAACTACCAACCAGTCTTTAAGTTTGTGTGATATTGGTGGGCAGGGAAAATAGTTTAGCAACTTATCAACTTGTTTAGGGGGTGATCTTTCATCTTGACATAATGGGTACAATGGATTTCCTTCAATATTCTCTTCAAATTAGCTTTTGGTTTAGACAGCATCTGACTTCCATTTTTTGGTCCAACATATACCAGGGAACGGAAGTTGACTTGAATGTGGTCCAGAAAATGTCAACAGAATATGCAGAGGCCAAGAAGTTAGCCATTGAAGGTACTTTATTTCTTCTCACCAAGTTCAGCAGCaacagataaatcagtcatggaATTATGGAAGTAACttctatattattaattgatatcatGCTGCTAAGTGGTGTGCTATTGGCTCTCGTTCTAGAAAGCTAGTATGGTGGATGGCCCTGAAGATATCCAAAATGATGACATTAAGCTATTACTTTCCATCCTGGTTTGTTCCACACAGTGCATCCTAAAACATAAATCCATTACGTTTTAGGATTTCATGCAGGATATTCTAACACTACTTGTTTGGGTCTTTATTACCATTATGATTTTTAATGATCCTgcctaaatttttttaatgcttcacataaaaaatatatatccctCACAATCCATTTCGTTAATGAATGTCTtatggctcgtttggatagtgagatgagatgagatggttttagatgaattgaataaaatattgttagaataatattttttaatattattattgttttgagatttgaaaaagttgaattgattattatattttgtgtggaaatttgaaaaagttgtaatgatgagatgagataggatgagatgaagTGAGatggtttctgtatccaaacgagcaTTCCTTCATTTTCTGTATTCTTTTATAATGGCAACATTTACATTTATGTTATTAGAATGCATGGTTTTCCTAAACCAGTTGCACTGTTAAATATTCTCCCAAGATAACCCGAAAAGTTCTTCACAGAAAAAATGATATGACCTTTCTATATTTTTGTGGTGCCATATGCAAATGAATTTCTTCAGCTTTATGGGCAGTTTAATAGCTGTTTGTATCTAGCTGGTCTACTCACTCTGTTATATTTACATTAAGTTAACTTCTTTATTTTGGACTTTCATCTTAATTTCTTGTTAAAGAAGCCAGCAAGGTGGCAGATGTCCAAGACATAAAGCACATAGCAGAAGATAAAAATTTGATTGGAGACACAATGGAAAAGATCACAGATGACTGGATCGTACACAAAGACATTTTTTACCGACAAACACGATCAAGTCAGCATCCTCCTGAAGAACCACAGCAGTTGCTGCTACTAGAACAGCAAGAAGGACAACTGCAAGGGGATGAAGACTTTGATCTGGAACTGGAACGGCTCCTATCAGAATCATAATGTCAAGGGCATCTGTAGGAGCTTCATAAAAGGCTTGGTTTCCTCCATTCTTGAGCAAAGTTGAGGGGCAgggataatttatttttgttccagGAAAGGCAGAATGTTCATGGTTGCCCAGGGATGGATGGGTTCTAGTCTGATTATGCCATCTGTTTGCAGAATTGATTTGTACATACATTAAAATGAGTGTGTAGAATTAAAATCTTGAATAATGATTCCATCTTAGCTATTTAGAATTTGCCTACATTTAATTTGTTCTGGgttgcatatataattttcacttGGAGTTGTCCTTGCGGCTCTTTCTGGTTGCGTTTTGCATTCAAACGGTTTGGCAAATCCCCATCTTTCGATGTTTTATTTGGATGCTTGTTCTCTACTTTCAAGGAATTTGGCAAACCTGAAACCTCTCTTTACACACACTACGAATCAGAATAGAGttgtacttttattttaaaaaaaaaaaaatttcaacctTGTCTTAAAAAGTCAAAATGATGCAGTTACTGAGCCATCCAGCCCCAGCGAAGAGGTTGTCGCTATCATAACAAAAGCCAGGATATGAAGGATGGCTCTCTGTGCAAGATGAAGAGAGTGACTTCGTGGTGCAGAGTCAAGTGCGTTGCCACCGCGGTTTccatccaaaacatcttcaacCTTTACCTCTTCATCCAGCTTTGCTGCCATGGGATCTTCTGCCCACCCTGCACGTTGTGAATCTACGTAACCCAGTCCTTGGTTGATATCTCTTCCACTATTTAATGCAACCCAGTCGTTGGTGAATCTACACTGTTCCTCTTGATGTTATTTGGGGGCCTCTCCAGTTGAGATAAAACTTTTGATGCATGACTCTTAGGGTCTCCAAGCCAAGACCTCATTGTTGAGTACTGTGGAGTCTGGTCCACACCACTCGAGCGGAAGCAAGTCAAAGAGTTCGCTTAAGATTGCTCGACAATGAGCTCGAGCGGAGGCAAGTCTGAGAGTTCGCTAGAGACTGCTTGATAGTGAactcgagcgagacacaaatcTTAGTATTCGcttgacactccgctcgagctaATGTTGATTTGGTTGTTCACTCGAGGTGCACTTGACACgcccgctcgagcgaagtacgcAATTTTGCCAGGGTAGCGTCTCTAGCGCTGTGTTATATCTATGTCATATTTTGACAGGTCTTGTACGACctcaagcatattttgagagagaataaTTTCTAGtaagtgcatattgtgtgagagagcaaaaaatcATGGAGTGTGAGTTGAGACTGAGTGATTATAATCTcttctggttaataagatttctgcagctctgtggacgtagACAATCTGCCGAACTATGTATATTTTGCATCGTGTTCatgattgtgttgcttttactttatttatcattatttatgtgtattttgtacaacatttcacaacactcaaaaatgagaaaatattcttacaaccgtgaagtgcgtaaccgttgtgtaatcgctttgaaaaaaatgaataaaacatgagatccacatgaaaaaaattaattttttaatagtggaccccactctttttcaaagtgattacgcgacagttacgcacttcacggttgcaTGTAGAATTACTCCTCAAAAATTTGGAGTGTGCCGCTCTCTGCAATTACGAGGAAGGAGGTATCCTTGCTCAGAGCCATACCATTTGGAAATGCGAAGCCTCTGAGCAAGGCAGTCACTTCCTTGGTTCCCGGGTCGTACTTCATCAGCCTCCCTGTTTTGTCCCCCCATTTAGCATTATTTGTAACCATGCCCTATATACGAGACACACGAGGAGAAGGCtaggggaaaaaaattaaaccaacCAACTTATCTCGACGGATTTTTATGTTGGTCGGTTAAATACCAATGATACTGCATGTTGAAGCTTGGGAAACATGCAGCTTATGTGTTATGTTGAAGCTTAGGAATTAAACATGCTTGGAAACTTCCCCATTCATCAATATGCCCCCtcaaatgagaaagaaaaggaaatagagAGATTATGCAAAACGCGTACGCATGTACTTACCTTCTATGAAAGAGAGTGTTGTTGTCTGTGAAATAAACCAGACCAGTTTTGCTGTCGATGTCCAAAGCATTTGTGAAGGTAAAGGGGACAGCTTCAGCAGAAGTGGCAAGTTGTTTGGCGACGCCGCCACGAGGTCCTAACATTAGGAGCCCAAAGTAGCTAGGCATCTGCAGTATAAAGGTCACAAGTTTCACGATTAAGTTTGAGGTCTAGTGGTCTCCCACATCTTGGTTCACTGTTGGGGTTGGTCTGTCGAGTGTCGAACCAACGTACCGAAAGATGCACTATGTATTCTAAAGCCCATTTGGTTGTGACACTGGGTATTCTTAGCTTAATCTCAGTTTATCTTCGTTTGtgattttctcaatctcaatctctagaACTTCCGTTGTTTAGCTAGTTATCAGAATAATCTTTTATTCTATTCCGGCGTCATCTTGGTTTACTGTTGGGATTGGTCTGCTGAGCCAACGTACGGAAAGATGCACCATGTATTCTAAGCCCATTTGGTAGACATGTGACACTGGATaatcttaacttttttttttttgcctttttctgtaattttttattggattaaaaAACTGTCATCTGTATACTATTTGACGCCCAATACCCATCGAATGGGGCGTGGCGTGGAGGCCAGCTAgtaattttagttataaataaattttacagcACAGATCACACCGTGTGGCTGTAGTTTAGTGGTAAGAATTCTACGTTGTGGCCGTAGAGACCTGGGCTCGAATCCCAGCAGCCACAAACCATTCAAgtttttactaatttaaatcttttaaaacaaatcgttcgtttttctttcatctctctctaacGATTTCCtcccaaaaccaaaaaagatATACGATAGGAAAACTAACTTGATTAGGTATAAGGATTTTCATTTGGTAATCTTGATTCAATTAATGTATTACTTAATTGGTATTTTAATAACAAGATATAAGAGTAAATAGGATCAAAACTCTCAGCTTCCAAAACTATATACAGTATACTGCAGTTCCTGTTCCAGACTTTTCTTGGAGAATCAAAGATCTTGTTGTTTATATAACTGATGGCTTTGCTCTCAGCTTTTTTTTCCCAGATAGAATTTTGTCAGTATCTCTCTATCATATTCAGTAagtcttgtttttctttttcgaaaAGTAGGAGTATCTTTCATGATAGATTTTGCCTGCTGGAGCTACCAAGTCAAGTGGCCTACTTGGGTATTTTTTGCTGTTGAACTAAGCCCACCAAGGTGAGAGTAGGACAGGAGATAAAGAGAAAACTTGAAGGCAGATTTCACAGAAAGTCTGATGAGTCTGAACTGCtttcattttttactttctggAAATAGACAACACAAGTCTGTGCTACTTTTACTTTCACTAGGAAGTGCTGTGAAATGTGAATGCAAGATGTTTTTGTTCTGTGACATGATAATCTGTGGTCTCATTGAAGAGTAATGTGGTTTCCCCAGCCTGAAGTGAGGGCACCTGGGAGGAGAGTGTTTGTTTCTTCATTTACACACACAATATAGCAATTCAGCTCgcttttgaaatctttttactTCTTATGTTTTTACTTGGTTAGAGTCAATGCCAGGCTCTAAGCAGACTTGGTGAGCTGAAAATAAATCGAGTCCTGGACCACGGGTTGCAGAgtaaaatttcttttggatTACTctactcaaaactcaaaagagTACACCATCAACTTCATACTCTTTTTTTGCTATTTGCCAACAAAGAATTATCCCAGAAAGGAAACAGTTTTAAGCAAGATACAGAGTTTTCTTGCTGCAGTCCATGGATGAGGAGTCAGGACTCTAGTTAGGAGGCCTTCTTTTGAAATGTCAAATGTGTATCCTGTATGTTCTATGAAGTTTCCAAAATACAAGATCATTTCATggtacactacaagaaaaaactAGTATTTGTGATGAATTTGACAGGAAATAGTCATTTCTGCAAGAAATAACTGGCCACATTAAttaaacagttttcttatagtgagcCTTATGATCTTTTTTGtgttcattttttatatgtggTGAAGAACTTGCTGTTTTGGCATCGTACGTGTTGAAGATATTGTCATCAAGAAGAACATATGTGTTTCACGTCCTACCATTCACTATAAAACAAGAAGTTGAAAttgcttgaattttttatttgtgggCTCTCATTGTTTTCTTTCAAGATTCAACACTCGTTCGAGAATAAAACTCTCATCCACGGAAAGAAACTTTTGGTTATTGGGGAGGAATGGTGCACGTACATGAACGGCATCGATCTGTTACAATATTTATAGGATCCATTATCACTTTTGGAAAGGATCCAATTCCTCTCGATCCATTCATCTCCAACAGTTgatttcatttctttattatCATCGAGTGCAAAGCATTGGTATGTATGTCAGCTACAGGCAACATGCATGTACCCACATGACATCATGAGTGGTCATGGCTCATCATGCAACTGCGGAATGCTTGATTATTTTCAGGACTCGCTCTTTGCATCAGAAAATCTGTTccaaaaaatatctccaacaaTGGAGTTAGAACTTAGAACAGTGTATGTATGGATGGATGCCAGTGTGTGTATTATCTTATCCCCGTGATGAAGTCGTTATTCATTAGTTCCAGCTGTTCAACGGGATCTGATATAGTGTCTGGTTTTTTGGCCCATTTTCTTTATACTTTAGATGTCCTTTGTCTTCTTAGTTGATGCTTccacttgctttttttttttttaagtttttttctgTGATTCTAATTAAAAGATGTTAAATCACATTATTGAGATAGAATGGGTGATTAGTCATGTCACGGATAGAGAAATTGAGATTGATGGATAGGTTAACAGGACAGGTTTGTTTTCTATTATTCAtgaattaacacaaaaaaacatTAGAGAAACATAACATAGATTTGAACTTCACAGTAAAAGGGTTCACTTTAGATCCTCTCCTGATCATGGTACTATGCAACTGCTGACAATCTTCTGTATATTTCAACTAGTTTCACCCCTTTTAAATTCGCCATTTCTCTCCCCCAACTTCTCCCATCCCAAACAGTACTcttagtttagaaaataaaagatagttTATTCATTGATTACAATGTAACAAATctacaataaataatatgacttcattcataattttcaacGAATTATCAACAAATAATACCAGTACCAATTACCTATTGGTGCAAAAGGGGccgcaaaacaaaaaatagtaaaaaaaaagttcgaTTCAAGGTgcgttataaatattatttttttaagacaataTTCACCTCCACTAATAATGGTATGCACACGAGTTACAAGcgaatttgcctccaagatacaataTTGAAGTCCAAaacaagtctgtttgtctaactgGATTATGCACACATGAAATTAGACCAAAAATATCctcaaattttactattcaactaAGAGATTAAAAATTTGTTCTTTACAGAATAAACAGATCGAGGATCTAATATAAGGTCTCTTTTTGCAGCATTTTTTGAGCTTTAACGGCAAATTTGTAGCGTTGAAAAAGACTGAATTTCTTGCCGTGAGATTCTAATAAAAGATTTTCAATACCATTAAGCCAGTGAATGACTTATAATGCAAATATAGtcccaaaatataataaaccttATAAACTTTCCacatattttctcttttcaaaataattcacaatttgcaaaatcaacccaaaattattattaataaatataatatataattaattattttaaaaatatttccacgAAACATATGAGGTATCTGtgtacgagagagagagagagagaggaaatagtACTCGCTTTCACCTGCTAGTTTTATTGGGTTGTATCAGGAATGTGGAGAGGCTCCGAAGGTGGTGTATGCActacaaaaagaaagagaagttgGGGTCTTACGTGTGTGGTATCCTAAGCATTTTTTAAGGCACCTTTTGAAAAGGAAGTTCTGTCCTGTCCTTTATGAAGAGAAAACGTATCTGTTGTCTATTGTATTCCATATCTGTCTTTCAGAAAAGAGACCTTTTTGTTTAGGCTACTAAAAATGGTACTGTATTTTATTCGTTAGTGGCCTTTTGTTGGGGAAGATCCTATCTTCTCCTTCgctttcttttcataaattataatatctgTAAACCCACTTCATCAACAATGGAGCTTGTAGAACTGATATACATGTTGTAGTAATTGCAACTGATCATCAGCACCATTTTTAGGCAACTCATGTGGCCAGgtctaattaatttgaacataaaaaaaaggttGTTTAGATATAGCAAAAGATACTCAAACTAGCTGCACGCATTCATGAGCAATTGCCACCCACTGCAGATTTTGGGAAAGAGTCACTAgaggtttattttcaaagcTGCAGGCATGTTtttgatttgttattttcaaaaaagaaattcccATGAATCCAGTGACAGTCCTTAAAGCAAGAACATTCAAACTCGAGTGATCATGAATCCAACCCGTGAGAGCATCATATGCTGTGTGGAAAAAGATTGAGCTATACTACTGCTATAGTTTGATACATGATATCAAGTTCACTGGATAAACTACATCGAGTACAAAACCACAGTGGGAGGCAGGTAAGAAATACAGGGCTGAACATTGAAAAAGACTGCATgtgatttctctctcttttctctttttgggAGTGGGGTCACGGAGAGTCAAACTATTTTTGAAAGACTTTAGACGTTCCTTCTTTCAAGGGACAGTCCCAAAGACAAAATCATGTGGGCGGTACAAATTGTTCAACATAGCGTCTCCTCTTCCTGGCTTACTCCATATTCAAACATACACACCAAGTTGGTAAAAAAGAACAATTATTTCCTACTCATTTGGGAACCTCCCCTTCTTAgggcattcattcattcatatatctTCATTAAGATTATGGTCAAACTTCCCTTTAACCCCACTCCCAACTTCTCTTTCTCCCCACCACTTTGTTTGACTCCCTTTTGACTCAAAGACCTTGATCGGAAATTTCCTTTGCTTTGCCTTTGCTTACTGGGGCAGTACGAGTTGTTAATAAAGAAGAGTGAAAGGGCTAAAAGTAGCTAATTAGTGCATGACAGGAACAAAAGCAAGTACTGAAGTTGGACAAGAAGCGACACCAGTCACCACATATCTATATCAAGGttgtaaaaagtaaaagaatcCACAAAGTGGAAAGGCTTACTGTTATTGCCTTGTTGGTCTGTGAAAGGAAGGGAGGACTGTGGATTTACCCAACTAATGATCCAAAATACTTTGGTTATCAATGGATTAGTGGATTGCTGAATAGTCATGTTGTGTCGTGTACTTCAGATTATCAATCAACAAGGGATATATCACATATGGGCACTATTATGGGGAGGGCAAGGATATTAAAAACTCAGATTGTGAATTTACAAGCCGGTTTTAATGGATCTTCTTCATCTCACTTGAAATCTGAAGTAACAAAAACCAAGATGATTGGTTCAGATTAGCCACTTAGATGATTGGTCAAGCTAGGAGAGACCAGCAAAGACAATATTGGAGTTTCCACTGCCTTATTTCTgatgaataatgctactatgcTTCCTCAATTTACTCGCTCATTTTAAtcgttcatatatttaaaatattttaattttttttaatagttaagaaagtgactattagtgtatttatatttttttcattatttaaaaatgtttaaaattaaaagtaaaaaaataaaaaaaatacaatttgtaCTGAGCAACACACTGAGTGGGCtggcggcagagtagcaccacTCTGCTTCTGATTTCCCCTAACCTCGACATGGGGCATTAAAAGGTCTGTGTCCAAACAAACACTTAAAACTGCTTTTAACGTAAATGCCTTTATTCAGTGCTAATCCACCCTTAAGTAACTTTGTGTCCGATCACAAATGACAGCCATCTGATCAACTTTACTTTCCCTGATGATGATTGTAAAAGCACCATAAGCAAATCGTTCGGTCCAAAAGAAACGTTAGAAACACCAGGTCAACGATGCTGTGGGGACTACCTTACACGTGCACCTATGcacaattacaatttacaaaacCTATGCCCATAATCAGGGTGGTGCCCATATAATTTGCTTGAGTGGGGCCCCCCGACCATGAAAAAGACTGGGGCCACACATTCTACTCCTGTGTTAATTAGGCATACTATATAACGTTGCTTTCTAGCAAAGAGTACTACCGTTGGTTCTTCGTGTCATCGGAATAGAATTATAAATGGACGGCCGATATCTCACCTGGTATTTAGGGCCCTCCAAAGTATATGGTACGAACTACAGACTCATCTCGTATTTAGATagactgtgagagagagagagagagagagagagagagagtcttttgCTTTTTAAAGTTTgctgctttatttatttattgtttctcCGGAGCAGTTTGCTGCTTTTGAGTGTTTATTGGATGAACTGTGTCAGGTGAATGTGGAGACCGTGAGTGTTTTTAGAATCGATAAAGCAAACCCAAGCTAGTTATTGCTAGAGTTTTACAGCTTGAAAATGTGGAGAAATCGTTGGCACAACCAAGATCCCACGAGTCGGAGTAGCCATTTCATCATCAATCTCACAACTTCAATACCTCGAGATTCTCACTTAGAtatcaaaaatccaaaaaaaagaaaataaaagagaggaaTTTGTACTATAACATAATGGCCAACCTCAGGGAATGTTGGATAATCAGAGCCCACAGTAGAAGCTTGAATACCAAAGCAATCCCAACACGTGATTTAGACAGTCTCTCTCTAGCTGACAGCAAAACCGCCTGACCCACAAAGTAAATTCTCTTCCAAATTCTCccactataactaatacattCCACCGTGTTCAGTGTAGTTAATACTTTATTCCCTTTGCATTTTAAATTCAGGCAATGGTGAATGGAAGTCTCAAgcacctttttcttttcaaattaaaaatggTGGATGATTGAagacattttctttttgaaatcaTCTTTTGCATTTATCTGGATTTGGGTAATGTGGCTCTTagcttttatatattcttttcaaCTTTTGCTGAACCAGTGGCACGCACGTTAGTTTCTCTTTAGTCTTTTTACTACCAAACTTCACTGGTTTTGGTCTGAGAGAAGGTGTGACTCAGTGGATTGCTGGTATGAAAAAGAGTATGGAATTGTACCGCTTCACTTCTGATGTAAGTATTACAtgcaacaaaaacaaaaccagtTAAAGATTGGTCTTGTTTAATTGTTCTAACCGCTCCTACCAGCTCCTTACTTACttcataaaaaaggaaaaaagagaacgATTTTGGCATCTGGGCTTCTAGTCTTTT includes these proteins:
- the LOC108981646 gene encoding uncharacterized protein LOC108981646, which codes for MDLSPFKRDIDELINEFAEGESTALADMKRVWISRKFSYIYEASPSTNLAFFMQSLYAHSIGYMIGNASLSHRLGGLYCLYCLYETQPFKPPFRIYLSIGELKKLTNLLVDAKGKGLKVVSALIRRMLEKNVFLFGSVEINEGSVTETVNQLTELQNARIQAAHKRLLANTRMEYFLHMDLGTEVDLNVVQKMSTEYAEAKKLAIEEASKVADVQDIKHIAEDKNLIGDTMEKITDDWIVHKDIFYRQTRSSQHPPEEPQQLLLLEQQEGQLQGDEDFDLELERLLSES